In the Rhinoderma darwinii isolate aRhiDar2 chromosome 13, aRhiDar2.hap1, whole genome shotgun sequence genome, one interval contains:
- the LOC142665801 gene encoding protein-glutamine gamma-glutamyltransferase E-like — protein sequence MGGRVSALQLENSNLQQNTNASAHRTSDFMSKDLIVRRGQPFTIELTFNRPAQSSDNLKLNINTGSINIDLPIDSSISRGGEPWSVGTTQKSNNLTVTINSPVNAVIGRYTMTLSFSSGWSSTSKILGNLYVLFNPWAKGDAVFMENDAEKKEYVLNEIGIIFSGSSSTLRARPWDFGQFEEDILDITLKILDNSTDNRRDAKKDINQRHDPVHVGRVLSAMINSQNDNGVVVGNWSGDYTGGERPTKWNGSADILRQWMKNGPVQFGQCWVFAGVLCTALRCLGIPTRVITNFASAHDTDQNLIVDRYFDEDGAESAETSDSIWNFHVWNEAWFVRSDIGSAYDGWQVLDATPQEPSEGIYCLGPCSVKAIKEGDVDLDYDAPFVFAEMNADVMDWLISADNSKKKISSNKRTVGRLTSTKAINSDTRVDVTENYKYGEGTAKERETFKKAQMKLAGNNFGSRRGTVAFSASDTAPSPTPDFNGTFKHSSDIQVGQDVTFSLNLKNTSANEMGLQVKLNASAIIYTNASVQDILTNAQSVQLGPNKENSIPYTIPYAEYENAITTDNMIKVVAVCEDEKGSKLLVETVITLKNPPITLKITEKAHLNKPLSVEIAFTNPTAEDLNNCVLTIEGSGLVKEQITIEAPQLNKNQRSVSKVEIVPYRSGQRCLMVDFSSDKFSDVKGSLTVNVAPA from the exons CTCTACAGCTGGAAAACTCAAATCTCCAGCAAAACACAAATGCATCAGCACACCGAACCAGCGACTTTATGAGTAAAGATCTCATCGTGAGGAGAGGTCAACCATTCACCATTGAGCTCACATTCAACAGACCTGCACAGTCTTCAGACAATCTCAAATTAAACATCaatacag GCTCTATAAATATAGATTTACCCATTGACAGTTCAATTTCTCGTGGTGGAGAACCTTGGAGTGTAGGCACTACCCAGAAAAGTAACAACTTGACTGTCACCATCAACTCCCCAGTCAATGCAGTCATTGGACGCTATACTATGACCCTGAGTTTCTCCAGCGGATGGAGTTCCACTTCGAAAATTCTGGGAAATTTATATGTGCTTTTTAACCCCTGGGCTAAAG GTGATGCTGTGTTCATGGAAAATGATGCTGAGAAGAAAGAATATGTGCTTAATGAAATTGGGATAATTTTTTCTGGAAGCTCAAGCACTCTAAGGGCTAGGCCTTGGGACTTTGGACAG tttGAAGAAGACATTTTGGATATCACTTTAAAAATACTAGACAATAGTACTGACAATAGAAGAGATGCTAAGAAAGACATAAATCAGAGACATGACCCAGTTCATGTGGGAAGAGTGTTAAGTGCCATG ATTAACAGCCAAAATGACAATGGAGTTGTTGTTGGAAATTGGAGTGGGGACTACACAGGAGGGGAGAGACCTACAAAATGGAATGGGAGCGCTGACATCCTCCGCCAGTGGATGAAAAATGGACCTGTCCAATTTGGGCAATGTTGGGTCTTTGCGGGGGTGCTCTGTACAG cGCTAAGATGTCTTGGTATACCGACACGGGTCATCACAAATTTTGCCTCAGCTCATGATACAGATCAGAATCTCATTGTTGACCGCTATTTTGACGAGGATGGAGCAGAATCTGCGGAAACATCTGACAGTATATG GAATTTTCATGTCTGGAATGAAGCTTGGTTTGTTAGGAGTGACATTGGCTCCGCTTATGATGGATGGCAGGTTTTGGATGCAACTCCACAGGAACCAAGTGAAG GGATATACTGTCTTGGACCCTGCTCTGTGAAGGCTATTAAAGAGGGAGACGTGGATCTTGATTATGATGCGCCTTTTGTATTTGCTGAAATGAATGCTGACGTAATGGACTGGTTGATTTCTGCTGATAATTCAAAGAAAAAAATTAGCTCAAACAAACGTACAGTAGGACGATTAACCAGCACCAAGGCAATTAATTCGGATACGCGTGTTGATGTAACAGAGAATTATAAATATGGTGAAG GCACCGCCAAAGAAAGAGAAACATTTAAGAAGGCTCAAATGAAACTGGCAGGTAATAATTTTGGTTCTAGAAGAGGCACCGTCGCATTCTCAGCCAGTGACACGGCACCATCACCGACACCCGATTTCAATGGCACTTTTAAACACAGCAGTGACATACAAGTTGGTCAGGATGTCACATTCAGCCTGAATCTGAAAAATACAAGCGCTAATGAAATGGGTCTGCAAGTAAAATTGAATGCCTCCGCTATTATATATACCAATGCCTCAGTCCAAGACATCCTAACCAACGCTCAATCTGTCCAACTGGGACCAAATAAAG AGAACAGCATCCCATACACTATACCATATGCTGAGTATGAAAATGCCATAACTACAGACAATATGATAAAAGTGGTGGCAGTGTGTGAAGATGAGAAAGGATCTAAACTCCTGGTGGAGACCGTCATCACCCTGAAGAATCCACCTATTACGCTCAAG ATCACAGAGAAAGCCCATCTAAATAAACCTCTAAGTGTAGAGATTGCATTCACCAATCCCACTGCAGAAGACCTTAACAACTGTGTTCTGACCATCGAGGGGAGTGGGCTGGTAAAGGAGCAGATCACAATtga AGCGCCCCAACTGAACAAGAACCAAAGATCTGTCAGCAAAGTCGAAATTGTACCATACCGATCCGGTCAAAGATGTCTCATGGTGGACTTCTCATCTGATAAATTCTCTGATGTCAAAGGGTCATTAACAGTTAATGTTGCTCCTGCTTAA